A window of Rosa rugosa chromosome 7, drRosRugo1.1, whole genome shotgun sequence genomic DNA:
CAGACCTGGAAATTTTCAACATAATACAACCATTTGCTTCAGGAAATTGAATTTCTAAACGGAATGCAAATCTGAATGTAAATAATACAAGGAATCCGTACTGCTTGAACAGATAGCAACTAATTTTCTATCTGCCTCTCGATTCTCAGAGCATGCTATCAGCACGAGATGGCAGTCTTCTGAAGAAATTGCTGGGCACTGAAGGTAGCTTGCTTCGGAATCTAGGGTGGCGTAGCCAAACTATGCCGGAAATCAGAGCAATCATCTTGAAGGGTGTCACATAGAGCACTACAGCGATAATAAGGCACAAAAATACGAACAAGCTGCTTGCTCTTGGGTCTCTCCAACTGAGCACTGCCTGGAATCTCTCCCCCTGAGTTGCAATGTCTCCAACCACCGTTTGAATTCTTCCTGCAACACTTCGTAGTCTATCATACCTCATTCGCACCACGTCTTGGGCCTTCGATGTAGGGAAGGTGTCAAactcttcatccatttcatctggGTGAACAGCTTCTGCCCATGAAAGTTTAGTATCCATACTAGGTGGAACTCTCGGGCGGAAACGGAAATTCCATATTCCGATgagaaacatgtaaaggaagatCGTAGGGAGGATCAATTCTGGGTAGCAGATCAGGAGGACAAACAGAACATGAACTAGAACTGTAGTGATTGGGTTTTTCCAGTGACGAACTTCGCCAAGCCACCTGCTCATGGAGATTAGGCCAGAGAAGAGCGAAACAATTCTGAAAAAGTTGGCTTTGCTTCTTCTCATGCTCCACATGTGGGAATCTACATCAAGCATGTACTCCACCACCTCTTTTCTTAGCGGTGGCTCAGCTCTGCCAAGTCTCGCAGCTACAATGTTCATTGCCTGATATCTCAGACTATCTAACTGGTTTACAGTGAATGGATGCAGGTAATGCATTTTGGGAAGCAAGGGATGGCCGTAGAGGTAGATTATATTTGCTAATGAGAGACAGGTAAACCTTACTGCTAGTTGTAGTTCCCCCATCTTTTTCAATCCAGATGGGTGAAGAACAAGAAGTGGATAGGAGTTGGTGTAAATCCTATCCATTTCAAGAGTTGATAACCGGATTCTTACCTTGCCAATTCTTGAGTCATTTTTAGCTCCACTGCCAGAAGTTGGTTTCTCATTTCCACCCAGGTGGCAGTTGTCGAAAACTCCTAGTGTGATCACGGTGCAAGGGTCATAGACCTCCCATGTGTATTGCTCATTCCATTTCGGACTGAAGCTTTCGATGATTGTTCTGGTCCTCACCCATTTCTGCCCATACTTGGCTACACAGTAAGCATCAGTTGTTGATTTACCATCCTTGGTCTTCATTGGAAGAAGCCCTTGAGCACTTAAGATCCCCACTTCAAGAATCCCAATTGGCTGCTTCCATAGCTGCCTAGCAGTAGGCCTCACATCACTGATGTACAAGGTTGATTCATCTAGAACATGGTAAGCACCCTCAAGGCAGACTCTTAGATGGACTCTGGTTGAGAACTTGTGCTCATGCCTCTTGTCTCCCTCCAATgcaccaaaaccaaatctttcgAGGGTGAACCAGCGAGAATGGACTGGCCTGTGATCCAAGCGCCTTTCGAACATGGTCAGTGGAAGGCTTATTTTCCCCACTTGTTCATCTTTTGCAGAGCTTACTTTGTTTTCAACCGTAAGTACAAGCAGTTCTTCGAAAGGCTCTGCTGCTACGAAGATCAAGTCTTCATTCCACATTGGATTGGGGGTTTTAGTTGGACATAACTTTGTCTTGAGTGTCTGATTTCCAACATGAACCTTCACAAAAGCTTGTGGTGTTTGGCTTTTGTCATGCGGCTCCACATCTTGAGCTTCAATTACATTGACTCTGAGATACCAAAGTTTTGGTGA
This region includes:
- the LOC133720722 gene encoding FT-interacting protein 1, with the protein product MKSQAGPNPQEDYKLKDTKPQLGERWPHGGVRGGGGWISSERATSTYDLVEQMFYLYVRVVKAKNLPTNPLTGSCDPYVEVKLGNYKGKTHHFEKRTNPEWKQVFAFSKEKIQSSILEVYVREKDMVARDDYIGKVVFDMHEVPTRVPPDSPLAPQWYRLEHRTSDSKVRGEVMLAVWMGTQADEAFPEAWHSDAASVHGEGVFSIRSKVYVSPKLWYLRVNVIEAQDVEPHDKSQTPQAFVKVHVGNQTLKTKLCPTKTPNPMWNEDLIFVAAEPFEELLVLTVENKVSSAKDEQVGKISLPLTMFERRLDHRPVHSRWFTLERFGFGALEGDKRHEHKFSTRVHLRVCLEGAYHVLDESTLYISDVRPTARQLWKQPIGILEVGILSAQGLLPMKTKDGKSTTDAYCVAKYGQKWVRTRTIIESFSPKWNEQYTWEVYDPCTVITLGVFDNCHLGGNEKPTSGSGAKNDSRIGKVRIRLSTLEMDRIYTNSYPLLVLHPSGLKKMGELQLAVRFTCLSLANIIYLYGHPLLPKMHYLHPFTVNQLDSLRYQAMNIVAARLGRAEPPLRKEVVEYMLDVDSHMWSMRRSKANFFRIVSLFSGLISMSRWLGEVRHWKNPITTVLVHVLFVLLICYPELILPTIFLYMFLIGIWNFRFRPRVPPSMDTKLSWAEAVHPDEMDEEFDTFPTSKAQDVVRMRYDRLRSVAGRIQTVVGDIATQGERFQAVLSWRDPRASSLFVFLCLIIAVVLYVTPFKMIALISGIVWLRHPRFRSKLPSVPSNFFRRLPSRADSML